The Verrucomicrobiota bacterium DNA window GCCTGGGTGGTCAGGACGGTCAGGTCGCCGAGTCCCTCAATGGGGTGAACCGGGATCAGCTGCGGGAAAGGTTTCGGTTCCGCCCCGAAGAAGTACTGCGTCATGTTCTGAATAAAGAGCGAGACGCCGATCGCGGTGATAAGGACCGTCAGACGCGGCTGGTTGCGCAGGGGGCGATACGCGATTTTTTCGATGAGCACGCCGATGATGGCGCAGATCGCCATCGAGATGAGCATCACCAGCCCGGCCCCGCACGCGATGATGAAAAAGTTCCGGGCCGTAAAGGCGTCGTACTGCTGCAGGGGGATGAACCGGGTAATCAGGGGGGCCACGAGGAACCCGGAAAAGGCGCCCAGCATGTAAATGTCGCCGTGGGCAAAATTGATAAACCGAAGGACGCCGTACACCATCGTGTAACCGAGGGCGATGAGGGCGTAGATGGATCCCAGGGAGATGCCGTTAAGCAGTTGCTGAAGAAAAAGGGTAATTTGTTCCATCAATCAAACACCAGCCCTGCGGATCTCCCCGATTCGTCCTT harbors:
- a CDS encoding branched-chain amino acid ABC transporter permease, which codes for MTLFLQQLLNGISLGSIYALIALGYTMVYGVLRFINFAHGDIYMLGAFSGFLVAPLITRFIPLQQYDAFTARNFFIIACGAGLVMLISMAICAIIGVLIEKIAYRPLRNQPRLTVLITAIGVSLFIQNMTQYFFGAEPKPFPQLIPVHPIEGLGDLTVLTTQAAIIISTIVLLILLRFIVMRTKLGMAMRALSLNPTACSLMGVDIDVVISFTFALGSALAAAAGILVSLDSPSITPLMGNLPGIKAFVAAVLGGIGNIPGAAIGGLLIGILETLVVGYLRPELRDAIAFAVLIVILLFKPTGLLGRVEREKV